In a single window of the Arachis hypogaea cultivar Tifrunner chromosome 6, arahy.Tifrunner.gnm2.J5K5, whole genome shotgun sequence genome:
- the LOC112805242 gene encoding uncharacterized protein: MAETMRDEDRTEEDNRKGYRNVILLKEADISEGINACSNSLYGRLFASKTSSIGTMGNALKAIWGNPEGFSVGDKGDNSFQFFFNKEVDVLRVERGSPWLFKDYVLHVKRWKEDQNCDEKIIFNFPVWVQFWGLP; the protein is encoded by the coding sequence ATGGCTGAGACAATGAGGGATGAAGATCGGACCGAGGAAGACAACCGGAAAGGATATAGGAATGTGATTCTACTGAAAGAGGCAGACATATCAGAAGGTATTAACGCTTGCTCCAATAGTCTCTATGGCAGACTCTTTGCTTCCAAAACCTCCTCAATTGGAACCATGGGGAATGCTTTAAAGGCTATATGGGGAAACCCGGAAGGATTTAGCGTGGGTGATAAAGGGGATAATTCCTTccaattcttttttaataaagaagtgGATGTCTTGCGTGTTGAACGTGGTTCTCCATGGCTATTCAAAGATTATGTGCTCCATGTCAAGAGATGGAAGGAAGATCAGAACTGTGATGAAAAGATTATTTTCAATTTTCCAGTTTGGGTTCAATTTTGGGGTTTGCCATAA
- the LOC112695750 gene encoding DNA mismatch repair protein MSH6 has product MRRNTNGRSPLVNQQRQITAFFSKSTSSSPSPSPILSDSKSISNNKTSKLNPNPNLTSASPTPPTPSPSNPKPILLVGASSPLYSDDVIGKRIKVYWPLDKAWYEGTVKSFDNATSKHLVLYDDDEEESLDLSKEKFEWVQDSSSSVKKLKRLRRSCDIPIVRKMVIDDDESDGSPKGVDDGNCGSDDSDEDWGKNAVDEGAEEEDDVELDNEEDDYEDAAAERSKRKSSAKVEPKKRKMSGTEKPEPAKKSKNVGEAGGVKGAFKFSVLEPSSTSDTKKISNGVDNVAIDDASERFATRDAQKFRFLREDRKDAKRRRPTDENYDPRTLYLPPDFLRSLSDGQKQWWEFKSKHMDKVLFFKMGKFYELFEMDAHVGVKELDLQYMKGEQPHCGFPERNFSMNVEKLARKGYRVLVIEQTETPVQLELRRKNGSKDKVVRREICAVVTKGTLTDGELLSANPEAAYLMALTEQHENNANEVSERIYGLCIVDVATSRIILGQFKDDLECSALCCILSEIRPVEIVKPAEVLSAETERVLLKHTRNPLVNELVPNVEFWDAEKTVDQLKRIYRHTDEVSLEDNELGCLPDVLLELVKTVNDNKSALSALGGALYYLKQAFLDEALLRFAHFELLPCSGFCDLASKPYMVLDAAALENLEIFENSRNGDSSGTLYSQLNHCVTAFGKRLLRAWLARPLCHIELIKERQEAITSLKGVNLPYALEFRKALSRLPDMERLLARIFSTSEANGRNANKVVLYEDAAKKQLQEFISALRGCELMLQACSSLGVILNDVKSRLLHHLLTPGKVLPDVCLALNHFKDAFDWVEANNSGRVIPHEGVDPEYDSACKAVKEIESSLSKHLIEQRKLLGDTSITYVTVGKDTYLLEVPENLRGKVPRDYELRSSKKGFFRYWTPAIKKFLGELSQAESEKESLLKSTLQRLIGRFCENHTKWRQLVSTTAELDVLISLAIARDYYEGPTCRPSFLSMLSTKDSPYLSAKSLGHPVLRSDSLGKGAFVPNDISIGGQHDANFILLTGPNMGGKSTLLRQVCLAVVLAQVGADVPAESFDLSPVDRIFVRMGAKDNIMAGQSTFLTELSETATMLSSATRNSLVALDELGRGTSTSDGQAIAESVLEHFVRKVQCRGLFSTHYHRLAIDYYKDPKVSLCHMACQVGSGTIGVDEVTFLYRLTPGACPKSYGVNVARLAGLPTSVLQKAAAKSKEFEASYGKSRNASLETNSPNQEWVDEMIVVMKMLNKAAANLSYQEGGCDSSLHELKSRARELMQRC; this is encoded by the exons ATGCGTCGCAACACCAACGGTCGATCGCCGCTGGTGAATCAACAGCGCCAAATCACTGCTTTCTTCTCCAAAtccacttcttcttctccttctccttctcccatTCTCTCCGATTCCAAATCCATCAGCAACAATAAAACCTCTAagttaaaccctaaccctaaccttaCCTCTGCTAGCCCTACCCCTCCCACGCCTTCCCCTTCTAATCCCAAACCCATTCTTCTCGTCGGAGCTTCTTCTCCTCTATACTCCGATGACGTCATTGGAAAAAGGATCAAGGTTTATTGGCCTCTTGATAAAGCATGGTACGAAGGTACTGTCAAATCGTTCGATAATGCCACTTCTAAGCATTTAGTGTTATACGACGATGACGAAGAGGAATCCCTCGACCTTTCCAAGGAGAAGTTCGAATGGGTTCAGGATTCTTCATCGTCTGTCAAGAAGCTTAAACGGTTGCGTCGCAGCTGCGACATCCCCATTGTTAGGAAGATGGTGATTGACGACGACGAGAGTGATGGAAGTCCCAAAGGTGTTGATGATGGTAATTGCGGCAGTGATGATTCGGATGAAGATTGGGGGAAGAATGCGGTGGATGAAGGCGCTGAGGAGGAAGATGACGTGGAGCTAGACAATGAGGAAGATGACTATGAAGATGCTGCTGCAGAGAGGtctaaaagaaagtcaagtgcgAAGGTGGAGCCCAAGAAGCGGAAAATGAGTGGAACAGAGAAACCGGAGCCTGCAAAAAAGAGCAAGAACGTCGGGGAAGCTGGTGGTGTTAAGGGAGCTTTCAAGTTCTCAGTATTGGAGCCTTCAAGTACTTCGGATA CTAAAAAGATATCCAATGGCGTTGACAATGTGGCAATTGATGATGCCTCTGAAAGATTTGCGACAAGGGATGCTCAGAAATTTCGCTTTCTCAGAGA AGACCGCAAGGATGCTAAACGAAGGCGTCCTACTGATGAAAATTATGATCCAAGAACTCTCTATTTGCCTCCTGATTTCTTAAGGAGTTTGTCAGATGGCCAG AAACAATGGTGGGAGTTCAAGTCAAAGCATATGGACAAAGTTTTATTTTTCAAG ATGGGTAAATTTTATGAACTTTTTGAGATGGATGCACATGTAGGAGTGAAAGAGCTTGACTTGCAGTATATGAAG GGGGAACAACCTCATTGTGGTTTTCCGGAGAGGAATTTCTCAATGAATGTGGAGAAACTTGCTAGGAAG GGTTACCGAGTTCTTGTTATAGAGCAGACTGAAACACCTGTACAGTTAGAGCTTCGTCGCAAGAATGGCTCAAAAGATAAG GTTGTGAGACGGGAAATATGTGCAGTGGTTACAAAAGGCACACTAACTGATGGGGAGTTGCTGTCAGCAAACCCAGAAGCTGCGTATTTGATGGCACTGACAGAGCAACATGAAAACAACGCAAATGAAGTTTCAGAGCGCATTTATGGACTTTGTATAGTCGATGTTGCCACAAGCAGAATCATTCTTGGACAG TTTAAGGATGACTTGGAATGCAGTGCTTTATGCTGCATCTTGTCTGAGATTAGGCCAGTTGAAATTGTGAAACCTGCTGAAGTGCTCAGTGCTGAAACAGAGAGAGTACTGCTGAAGCATACTAGAAATCCTCTAGTGAATGAATTAGTTCCTAATGTGGAGTTTTGGGATGCTGAAAAAACCGTGGATCAATTGAAGAGAATTTACAGGCACACTGATGAAGTTAGTCTAGAAGATAATGAGCTAGGTTGCTTGCCAGATGTTTTGCTGGAGCTGGTGAAAACTGTCAATGACAATAAAAGTGCACTTTCAGCTCTTGGGGGTGCTCTATATTATCTGAAACAGGCTTTCTTAGATGAGGCATTGCTTAGATTTGCACACTTTGAGTTACTTCCATGTTCTGGCTTCTGTGATCTTGCCTCAAAACCATACATGGTTCTTGATGCAGCAGCCTTGGAGAATCTTGAAATTTTTGAGAATAGCAGAAATGGAGATTCTTCAGG TACTCTGTATTCCCAATTAAACCATTGTGTTACCGCATTTGGAAAGAGACTACTAAGGGCATGGCTTGCAAGACCATTATGTCATATAGAGTTAATTAAGGAACGCCAGGAAGCCATTACTAGTTTAAAG GGAGTTAATTTACCTTATGCACTAGAATTTCGAAAAGCTTTGTCAAGGTTACCTGACATGGAGCGATTGCTGGCCCGCATCTTCTCCACTAG TGAAGCTAATGGAAGGAATGCTAATAAAGTGGTTCTGTATGAGGATGCAGCAAAGAAACAACTACAAGAGTTTATTTCTGCTCTTCGTGGTTGTGAACTAATGTTGCAAGCATGCTCTTCTCTTGGCGTTATTCTGAATGATGTCAAATCTAGACTACTCCATCATCTGTTAACACCTG GAAAAGTTCTTCCTGATGTCTGCTTGGCTCTGAACCATTTCAAGGATGCCTTTGATTGGGTGGAAGCCAATAATTCAGGCCGTGTAATACCTCATGAAGGAGTTGACCCTGAGTATGACTCAGCCTGTAAGGCAGTTAAAGAAATTGAGTCCAGTTTATCAAAACATCTTATTGAACAAAGGAAATTGCTTGGAGACACATCT ATCACTTATGTCACTGTTGGAAAGGACACATACCTTTTAGAAGTCCCAGAAAATTTGCGTGGGAAAGTTCCTCGGGACTATGAGCTGCGTTCATCTAAAAAA GGCTTCTTTAGGTACTGGACTCCTGCTATTAAAAAGTTCCTGGGAGAACTCTCCCAAGCTGAATCTGAAAAGGAGTCCTTATTGAAAAGTACATTGCAGAGATTAATTGGACGCTTTTGTGAAAATCATACTAAGTGGAGGCAATTGGTGTCTACTACAGCTG AGCTGGATGTTTTGATCAGTTTAGCTATTGCTCGTGATTACTATGAAGGGCCAACATGCAGACCAAGTTTTTTAAGCATGCTATCTACCAAAGACAGTCCTTACCTCTCTGCTAAAAGTTTGGGACACCCAGTCCTTAGGAGTGATTCCTTAGGAAAGGGGGCCTTTGTACCCAATGACATATCAATTGGTGGTCAACACGATGCCAACTTTATTCTTCTAACTGGTCCTAACATGGGTGGAAAGTCAACTCTCCTTCGCCAAGTTTGCTTGGCGGTGGTTTTGGCCCAG GTAGGGGCTGATGTCCCAGCAGAGAGTTTTGATTTGTCACCTGTGGACCGTATCTTTGTTCGCATGGGTGCCAAAGATAATATCATGGCTGGCCAGAGTACATTTTTAACTGAGCTTTCAGAAACTGCAACAATGCTG TCTTCAGCCACTCGTAATTCATTGGTGGCTCTTGATGAGCTTGGGCGTGGGACCTCAACTTCTGATGGGCAAGCCATTGC GGAATCTGTTCTAGAACATTTTGTGCGGAAGGTTCAGTGTCGTGGATTGTTTTCTACACATTATCATCGATTAGCTATCGATTATTACAAAGATCCCAAG GTCTCCCTCTGCCATATGGCATGCCAAGTTGGTAGTGGAACAATTGGCGTGGATGAAGTCACCTTTCTTTATAGGCTGACCCCTGGTGCATGTCCCAAGAGCTATGGTGTTAATGTTGCACGGTTGGCAG GGCTTCCAACTTCCGTGCTTCAGAAGGCTGCTGCTAAGTCCAAAGAATTTGAGGCCTCTTATGGTAAATCTAGAAATGCGTCTCTTGAAACAAACTCTCCAAATCAGGAATGGGTTGATGAGATGATAGTTGTAATGAAAATGTTGAACAAGGCTGCTGCAAATTTGAGTTATCAGGAAGGTGGTTGTGACAGCTCCCTCCATGAACTTAAGAGTAGAGCAAGAGAACTTATGCAGCGATGTTAA
- the LOC112695751 gene encoding uncharacterized protein, translating to MEEVVIIINDSKLISAVVPRCRICHEEEFESSTTLEAPCSCSGTVKFAHRDCIQRWCNEKGNTICELCLQQYQPGYTAKPKKSHINDEAMSTRMEEEESNGRIEIMDEVEEQPECNAATQRSASCCRTIALAFTFVLLVRHIFAVLSSGTEDYPFTLVTVIILKASGIILPMYIIIRTIGAIHNSVQRHYGDYEYAISLSDTSDESESRRLHAYATSI from the exons ATGGAAGAGGTTGTGATCATAATCAATGACTCGAAATTAATATCTGCGGTTGTTCCTCGCTGTAGAATATGTCACGAAGAAGAGTTTGAGAGCTCAACAACCTTGGAAGCACCATGTTCTTGTTCTGGAACTGTTAAG TTTGCTCATAGAGATTGCATACAGAGATGGTGCAACGAGAAAGGAAATACGATATGTGAATTATGTCTTCAG cAATATCAACCTGGATATACAGCAAAGCCTAAGAAGTCTCACATAAATGATGAAGCAATGTCCACTAG GATGGAGGAAGAAGAATCAAACGGAAGAATAGAGATAATGGATGAAGTGGAAGAGCAGCCAGAATGCAATGCTGCAACTCAAAGAAGCGCGTCTTGCTGTCGAACAATTGCATTAGCT TTTACATTTGTGTTGCTTGTAAGACATATATTCGCAGTGCTTTCAAGTGGAACGGAGGATTATCCATTTACACTTGTAACA GTTATTATACTAAAGGCTAGCGGAATAATTTTACCCATGTACATAATTATTAGAACGATCGGAGCCATTCACAACAGTGTTCAGCGACACTACGGGGATTATGAATATGCAATATCATTGTCTGATACAAGTGACGAAAGCGAGTCAAGACGGCTTCATGCATATGCAACAAGTATATAA